The Tolypothrix sp. PCC 7712 region TCGCAAGGCGCTTATCTCCAAACCCAACACAAAAATCAAACATTACGCCGCCAAATATTGAGCAGATTAAACAAATTGCGAAAGCACAAAATGCCACTTTGGTGCAATATTCAATTGTTGATCAAGAAGATAAACAACAAACCAAAGAATCAGAAATATATATTTGGGTAGTTAAACCCACAGGTGAAGTGGCATTTCATCGCCAAGATATCAAGCCGTTATTGCAAAAAGAGAATAAAAACCTAGCCCAATTAGTTGATATCTCCCGGCTATCTATAGGGGTAAGAAGTCGCGCAGGTGGGATTGTCGCCGCAGCAGCTGATGGTGCAAATCAACCCAAACGCTTACAACAACTCTATGATTTGTTAATTAAACCGATCGCCAACCAGCTACCCAGCAACCCCAGCGATCGCATTATTTTCATTCCTCAAGGTTCCCTGTTCTTGGTTCCCTTCCCCGCATTACAAGACGAACAAAACAAATACTTAGTAGAAAAACACACAATTCTTACTGCGCCATCGATTCAACTTTTAGATTTAACTCGCCAGCAAAAACGAGCACACCAAGGTAAATCAGCTTCTCTGCCAAATTTAGTAGTAGGTAACCCTACGATGCCTTTTGTATCCCTTGTACCAGAAGGAAAACCGCAACAACTACCAGCTTTAGAGGGTGCAGAAAAGGAAGCAAAAGCGATCGCACCTCTACTCAAAACCAAAGCGATCACAGGTAGTCAGGCAACAGAAACAGCGATCGCCCAAAAAATGACCCAATCACGGATCATTCATTTAGCCACACATGGATTGTTTGATGATTTACGTGGTTTGGGAAGTGCTATAGCCCTTGCACCCGCAGGTAAAGATGATGGTTTATTAACTGCGGAAGAAATTTTGGATTTGAAACTACAAGCTGAACTCGTAGTTCTCAGCGCCTGTGATACTGGCCGCGGAAAAATCACAGGGGATGGAGTAATTGGTTTATCTCGGTCTTTTATCAGCGCAGGTGTACCTAGCATTGTAGTTTCTCTATGGCAAGTACCAGATACACCAACAGCATCGTTAATGACTGAGTTTTATCAACATAGCAGTAAAAATTCTGATAAAGCTGCGGCCTTAAGACAAGCGATGTTGACCACTATGAAGACCCACCCTGACCCTGTCAACTGGGCAGCGTTTACTTTAATTGGCGAAGTCAATTGAATTTTAGCAAAGGGAATGTAGAAACCATGCCAATGCTCATCGGTTAAGGGCAAAAGGAGAAAGGGAAAAGGGGCAAGAAAAAACCTTTAACCCTTACCTTTTCACCTTTTCCCCAATACGGTCTCTACATTTTTTATGGCTAACTCTCAGCACTCTTATTGCGCCAACCAGGTTTAACTACCTGACGCGCACGGGCAATCACTAGCGAATCATCAGGCACATCTTCTGTGACAGTAGAACCAGCAGCGACATAGACATCATTACCTAAGGTGACTGGTGCAACTAAGACGCTATTGGAACCAGTTTTAGTGCGATCGCCAATTTTGGTACGGTGTTTTTTCACGCCATCGTAATTGGCGGTAATTGTCCCCGCACCGATATTAACCTTGGTACCTGCTGTCGTGTCGCCTAAATATGATAGATGTGCCACATTTGTGCGATCGCCTAATTCTGTATTTTTTAATTCCACAAAATTGCCTATCCGACAGCCAGCACCGATTTGCACTTGACCGCGTAAATGAGTGTAAGGCCCTAGTTGGGTGCCAGCTTGCACAGTGCTACCCTTGACTACGGAATATAGCACCGTGACATTTTCAGCTATATGGCTATTTTCAATTAAACTTCCAGGGCCAATGTGACTTCCGGCTTTAATGACTGTATTACCGCGCAGGTGCGTTTGCGGTTCAATAATTACATCTGGCTCTAATTCTACAGTGTCTTCAATGGTAATACTGTCAGGGTCGATGAGGGTCACGCCCGCTAACATCCATTTTTCCTTAATTCGCTTTTGTAAAATCTCGTATGCCTTGGCTAATTGTAGGCGATCGTTGATGCCGAGAATTTCTTGATAGTCTTCCACATCTACGGTCATCACTTTTCCAACTTGACTTACAGCATCAGTGAGATAGTATTCTTTTTGATTATTATTTGCTTCTAAGTGAGGTAATACCTGAGCTAAATTTTGCCAGCGGAAGCAATAAACCCCAGCATTAACTCGCCGATTATGTTTTTGAGCAGTTGTGCAATCTTTGTCTTCAATAATATGTTGCACAATATTTTCACTATCACAAAACACCCGCCCATAGCCCTGAGGATCGGGTAGGTATGCGGTGAGGATAGTGGCGGCGTTTTGATGTTCTTGGTGAGTTTGCCACAAATTTTGCAGAGTTTGAGCGCTTAACAATGGCACATCACCGTTTAATACCAGTAAATCCCCACTGTAACCCTCCAGATGCGGAAGTAATTGCTGGATAGCATGACCTGTTCCCTGCTGTACAGTCTGTTCGACAAACTCCAAATTAGGCACAGACTGCATGGCTGCTTTCACTTCCTCAGCCTGATATCCCACAATCACTAACCGCCTTGAAGGTGAAAGTGGTTCTACACTTTCCAGCACTCTTTCAATTAGCGATCGCCCACCCAAAGAATGTAAAACCTTGGGCAGCTGTGATTTCATCCTGGTGCCCCGTCCCGCCGCTAGAATTGCTACAACTACCATAATTTAGCTATCAGCTATAAATGAATTGCGCTATTGCGCTTGGCCTTTTAAGATTTAGGCTTCAAATAATACCAGCTAATCATCACAGACTGAAATGTCAAATCTTGTGGGTAATTCACAATACCTTGACTAAAACAGCCTCTTGTCTGTGTACAACCATAAATTGACCATGCTGATTTTAGATTTTTTTTGTTGATAGTTCATCCCTTGAGGGTAGAAAAATCTTACATTGGGCATTGGGGAGGTAGTGCGTTGCGGGGGTTCCCCCCGTTGTAGCAACTACCGTTATTGGGCATAGGAAAGACAGATTTTCATGGCAAGGTTTGTGCCAAAAACTGGCGTGAATGGAATCGGATTTAGACTCACAACTCTTGTACAGACGCGATTAATCGCGTCTCTGCAACTCCTGACTCAGCACTTTCAAGCTAGGGAGCAGGGGGAACAAAGAAAATATTAAAAATGAGGAATTATCAATAGTAGGGTGGGCACTCGTCATCATTTAGGTTTGAGCGAAAAAACTTGCAGCGCCTACCCTCAAAGAATTGCTTGTGTTTTAGGAATTTGATTTTCGCGCTCGTGAGGCATTTCTCATTCCCATGAGGCGTAATCTTGAATTTGGAATTCCCACTACTCAGGTAAGCCGGTGGAAATCAACCAAACTATATTACGAAACGTAAATGGGCTTCAACCCTTCACAATGACAAATGACCAATGACATACCTGGCCAGTTATCTTTAATTGCACCGACCTAATTACTGTTTAGTTTGTGTTTTGATAAACTCTGCAAACTGTTGCATTAGGTGAGGATTACGCCAACCCAAATCAGTTTCCTCTAGCATCACTGTCAGCGCTTCCTCAGAAGTAAAACTTCTTTTATAAGGTCGTTCGCTGGTGAGAGCATCATAAATGTCGATAATTTGAAATACCTGTGCCAGGTAGGGAATTTCTTCGCCTTTGAGTCCATCTGGATAGCCTGAACCATCCCAGCGTTCGTGGTGATGGCGAATAATTGGAATCACACCCCGCATACTGCGTAATGGCTGACAGATTTTTTCGCCAATCACAACGTGTTGTCTCATAATTTCCCACTCTTCGGCGGTGAGTTTACCTTTTTTCAGTAGTACCGCATCAGGTATGCCTACTTTGCCAATATCGTGGAGGTAGCCACCCCACATCAAATCTTTAATTTGGTTACGTGTGAGATTCAGGTATTCACCAAAAGCTTGTCCTAGTTTTTGTAACCGTTCGCAGTGATCGCCAGTATTCGGATCGCGGCTTTCAATAGCCATAGCTACAGAAAATAGTACTTGTTCGGCATGATCTAGGTCTTCATTGAGATGCTTTTGTCGTACTAAGGACTTGACACGCGCTATTAGTTCTAGACGGTCAAAAGGTTTAGTGAGAAAATCATCTGCGCCAACTTCAATACCCCGAATCCGCGATCGCCTATCATTTAAAGCCGTAATAAAAATCACTGGAATCAGTCTGGTATGCTCATTTTGTTTAAGGATTTGGCACACTTCAAACCCATCCATTCCAGGCATCATTACATCCAGTAAAATCAGGTCTGGTTGCTTTTCTTTGACTATATCCACTGCCATTGCGCCACTGTCGGCTTCTATTACTTCGTACCCTTCCATTGCCAACAGAGCTACAGCTGTCATGCGACTTGCTGCATGGTCATCAACTACTAAAATTTTTGGCAGATCTAAAACAGGGTTATTTCCTTGTGAATCTTGGTTTTGTAGGGTTTTCGAGTCTAATGAATCATCCGCATGAAAATTTGTCTGTGCCATCAAAGAAGGTAAGGATGCAGCTTTTTCCAGCATCAACTCTCCTGGAGATAAACTCATTGAATTACCCTCTACATTTTGTAGTTTTAATGAATCTTTTGCACTGACATTAGTCAATTTGTTGAGGGGGTTAGACCCACTACCAAGCTTGTCTATAGGGTTTGTATGCCTGAGTTCCCATTGCATCACAAAGTTACTCCAGTTTGTTACATAAAATTTAAGGTTTCAGCCAGCAAAATGTAACTTGAGTTTTTGATTGATTACATTCAACAGACTCAAATCTTCAAAAGATAGCTGCATCATTTATAATATATTTTTTGATTTATTTTAATAACACACTTAAATAATGTTCAAATGGCGCGCTATTCTTGCTTGAGATGATGAGGATTTTACAGGAATATTAAATCAGCTGTTTTAATGAAGATTGGCTAAGATAGCAGTGCAGAAAAGTTTGGCTTTTCTAAATATTTATTGAGCAGCTTAGTTTTGAAGTGAAAATTTTAAATTTTATATAGTATTATTAAGTATTTCTGCCTGCTGTATATAAAGCATTATCTACTAGATACAGATGCATCTTTAGTGATTTGGAACACAAAAATTAATGATCCTGATTACCTAAAATCAAGCTAGATGCTTATGCGATCAAGACAACAACAAGAGCATGAAAAAATTCTTTTCTCTAGGCTCTAGGCACTGATTCTGCACCTACATTTTTTAGCAGCCACCTTTTTCTCCAATGGGAGGTAGGTTCTAGGGTGCAAGTTTGTTGCTCTTGTTGTCGCCGCAAAATAATGACATCAGCAGCATCATGCAATTGCGGATCGCGGTAAGGAATCGCCGCACGAGTCAGCAAATGTTCTTGTTCTTCTTGAGAGAGAGGCGGAAGTATGCAATTGTCTTTTGCGTTTGCACTTTCAGAATGAACTGCTACTGTACCAGGCGATCGCCTACCGACTGGTGGAGTCGAACCTATTTGTAAGCCAGCACTCAAAAATGCGGCGCGGACAGCCGCAGCACAGGAATAAGTAGCAACAATGCCCTCAGCATCTAAACAAGATGATATTTGTTGGATAAACTCTACAGTCCATAACTGAGGACACTGCGGCGGTGAAAACGGATCGAGAAAAATCGCATCAGCCTGAAACCCTGATTGCAGAATTAATTTAATCGAGTTTCTAGCATCACCAATTAACAGTTCAGCCTGTAAGTTGTCTTGTTGAACTTGATACTTATAAGCTAGCTGCATCAAGATTTCGTTAGACTTGTAATCCCAGTTATCAAATAGGCGATGAGCGATCGCAGCTTGCGGTACAGAGGAATTCAACTCTAAAGCCATAACTTCCACATGACAATCGGGATTTACTGCCCAAATAGTCTGCAAAGCTGCTGCTGTGTTGTATCCTAGACCATAACAAATGTCTAATATTCGTAAGGCTGATTTTTGGGCACGTGCAGCTAGTTGCGTAGGTACAGCAAACTTGAGAAAACTCTCTTGCTTTGCTCCGTAATGACTGTGAAAGTCTTCGCCAAATTCTTGGGAGGTAAAAGTAAAGGAACCATCCGCAGTTAGTTGTGGGACAAATTGCTCAAAGTCTGGCATTTTCTCTAGAAAACTGATAATAAATATTTGCTAATTAATTTAATAATGACTAATGACCAATGACCAATTAGTTGTTTCACCAGTATGGTTGCTTGAACATCTTGACGATCCGCAGGTTGTGATTGTAGATTGTCGCTTTTCTTTAGCAGATCCACAACTAGGGCGACAGCAGTACCAAGTTAGCCATATCCAGGGGTCGCACTATCTAGATTTAAATCAGGATCTATCTAGTCCAGTCGGAGAACATGGGGGAAGACATCCTTTACCTAATCCTGCTGATTTAGCCAATAAATTAGCAGAAATAGGCGTAAACTACCAAAAAAGTTTAGTAGTTGCCTATGATGATTCTCGCTTTGCCTTTGCATCTCGTCTATGGTGGTTATTGCGTTATTTAGGACATGAACGAGTAGCCGTATTAGATGGCGGCTTTGCTGCATGGCAAAAAGCTGGTTATCCTGTCACAAATATTATTCCTCAACCTCAACCTGCTACTTTTATTCCTCAAGTAAAAATAGATAAAGTAGTAGATATTGAAAGCGTCAAACAGAAAAAAGATTTATCAGATGTCATATTAGTAGATTCCCGAGAGGGCGATCGCTATCGCGGTGAACGAGAGCCAATTGATCAAATTGCTGGTCATATTCCTGGTGCTGTGAACTATCCTTGGTCTGAAGTTACCGATTCATCAGGTTATCTGCTTCCCCCAAGCGAACAACGTCGCCGTTGGGAAAAGCTAGAAACAGCCAAAGAGATTTTAGTTTATTGTGGTTCTGGTGTGACTGCTTGTGTAAATCTACTTTCCTTAGAAATAGCAGGGATTTCTCAAGGAAAACTCTATGCTGGTAGCTGGAGCGATTGGATTAGTTATATGTAGGCAGCATTAATTGTCTATATTAGAATGAATGGGGTTTTTGGCATTAGGTGTTTGGTTTTTTCCCAATTACCAATTACCAATTACCAATTACCCAATCCCCTTAATGAAAGCTATTTTGATACAAAAAATTTAAGATATAATCAAATAAATTTTTTTAGTTTTTTTAATTTTTTATGTAAAATTTTTCCATCTGAAACTGTAGTAGAAGTATTAGCTAATATTATTTAAATTAAAAGCAAATGAGCCAAAATAAGCAGCGTCGAATTGTAATTGGGGATGTACATGGTCATTACGAAGGATTAATGACTTTGTTAACAGCAATTGCTCCATCATCCAACGATCAACTATATTTTCTGGGAGACTTAATCGATCGCGGCCCTCAAAGTTCACAAGTAGTTAATTTTGTCAAGCAAAATAACTATCCTTGTCTGCTAGGAAATCATGAGCAAATGTTATTAAACGTGCTGAACAATGGTGGAGCTACTTCCACACAAGCAATGCAAGCATGGTTATACAGTGGAGGACAAGCAACCATCGCCAGTTACCAAGAAGCGACAATTCCCCAAGAGCATATCGATTGGTTCAAAGCTTTACCTACATATCTGGATTTAGGCGATGTTTGGCTAACCCATGCTGGTCTCGATCCTGCAATTCCTTTAGCCAAACAAACTGCTGAACAATTTTGTTGGATCAGAGAAGAATTTCACGGCATTGAAAAACCCTACTTCCCTGATAAGTTAATTATTATTGGTCACACCATCACCTTTACCCTACCTGGCGTTAATCCCGGTCAACTGGCCCAAGGGCGAGGTTGGCTGGACATAGATACAGGCGCTTATCATCCTCGCAGTGGTTGGTTGACAGCTTTAGATCTCACCAATAACTTGGTTTACCAAGTTAATGTTTTTAGAAAGCGTGTCCGTAGCCTACCTTTAGCAGAAGCAACCGTGACGATTGATCCGGCAGAAATTAAAGGCGCTCGCCACAACAAGCAGCGAGCGTAATAGCTTGATTTAACAATAGTGAGTGAGTCTGCACAGCATCCTCAAGATGAAGTAAGTCGTTGGTAATTAACCAAACTATTTTAAGAAACGTAAATAGGCTTAAAATCCTTACCAATGACCAATGACAAATGACACATGACAACCTCAGCCAGTTATCTTTAATTTCACCGACTTATTTACGATAATGCGCGAATATTAGCTTTATAAGCAGCATTATCTAATCCATAACGCCCATCGCTAGGTTGAGCATTAATAGATTTTTTGAGAGCATTAATGCGATCGCTAGTTGCTGGGTGAGTACTCAAGAATGTGGGTGTAGAACCCTTTCCTAGCAGCTTTTGCATAAAAGAAACCATCCCCGACTGAGCATAACCGCTACGGGTCAAGGTTCTTAACCCTCGTTTATCGGCATCAAATTCATCTTGACGACTGCGGGGAAGATTAAGTGCTAGTTGAACACCAAGTCCTACCGCCGTATTGCGATCTAAACCCGCTGCTGTGGCTACACCACTAGCTAGCGCCTGTTGTCTCATCTGCTTGACTAAATGTTTACCACCAATGTGACCCATTTCATGGGCGAGGACACTGGCTAATTCCGCTTCATTGTCTGCGGCTTGCAGTAACCCAGTGTGGACGTAAACATAGCCGCCTGCGGTTGCGAAAGCATTGATGGCTTTATCTTCAACTACTTGGAAAGTATAGGGCAGGTTGGGGCGATCGCTATTCGCAACCAAACGCTGACCAATTTGTTCCACGTAGCGAGTAATGGCTGCATTCCGGTAAAGCTTAACTTCACCCTGCAATTCCTGATTTATCTGCTTACCCAGATCAACTTCTTGGCGATCGGATATATTAGATAGCTGAAATATCTGGACTCCCTGGAATAGAAGCGGCAATAAATCAAAAGCCCTTCCGGGAAGGGGTGTAGTCAGACACACACTCAGGGCGACTACCACAGAAATTAACGGATAAAACCAGCGCCGCCGCCACAAACGATAATTTGTCAAAAAGGCTTTCCAAGCAAACATAATCTGGTGTTTTGGAAAATTGTGGAAGAACACAAAATATGGGACGCATTTAGGGCTTTCTATGTTGCATTTTCAACTTAAAGACGAAATTGCACTGGGCCATATCACTCCCATCAATTTTGATGATTCTCTTGGAAACATCGAGAATGATTCCTAGCTTCCCCATACTACTCGGTTAAGGGTTTTGAACTCAAAATTACGCCTAATGTGAATTAGAAACGCCTCTTATGCCATAAGGGTTTCAAGATTAGCCCACAATCATTGTTTTGTGGCTAACTACGAAATTATCAGGGTTTCAAGATTTAATTCTCATTAAACGTAAATTGGTTTTGGGGAAAAGGGTAAAGGTTTTTTATTTCCCTTTTCCCATTCCCCTTTTTCCCCTTAACCGACAAGTATTGCCTAGCTTCCTACATTTTCCTTCCCCCATACCACCCGAGTACAGGTTGTTTCAGCCACAAATTAAAACAACAATAATTCCGGAACTTGATTGCCTAGTCCCGTAATTTCAGAAGTCATGATACACTGTCGCATGACTATAGCCCCTAGCCGCTTGCTTACCAAGTAGGGAAGATTGTCATTACTCTAGTCAAGCCTGCTACTCAACTCAATTACTCCGCTCACATCTGGAAAACTTGTTATGGCTATTTTAGATACCAAAGGCCGCTTGTTCGGCAAAATTAACCTCCTAGATTTAGGTGCTTTACTAGTTATTG contains the following coding sequences:
- the glmU gene encoding bifunctional UDP-N-acetylglucosamine diphosphorylase/glucosamine-1-phosphate N-acetyltransferase GlmU, which produces MVVVAILAAGRGTRMKSQLPKVLHSLGGRSLIERVLESVEPLSPSRRLVIVGYQAEEVKAAMQSVPNLEFVEQTVQQGTGHAIQQLLPHLEGYSGDLLVLNGDVPLLSAQTLQNLWQTHQEHQNAATILTAYLPDPQGYGRVFCDSENIVQHIIEDKDCTTAQKHNRRVNAGVYCFRWQNLAQVLPHLEANNNQKEYYLTDAVSQVGKVMTVDVEDYQEILGINDRLQLAKAYEILQKRIKEKWMLAGVTLIDPDSITIEDTVELEPDVIIEPQTHLRGNTVIKAGSHIGPGSLIENSHIAENVTVLYSVVKGSTVQAGTQLGPYTHLRGQVQIGAGCRIGNFVELKNTELGDRTNVAHLSYLGDTTAGTKVNIGAGTITANYDGVKKHRTKIGDRTKTGSNSVLVAPVTLGNDVYVAAGSTVTEDVPDDSLVIARARQVVKPGWRNKSAES
- a CDS encoding HD domain-containing phosphohydrolase, which gives rise to MMQWELRHTNPIDKLGSGSNPLNKLTNVSAKDSLKLQNVEGNSMSLSPGELMLEKAASLPSLMAQTNFHADDSLDSKTLQNQDSQGNNPVLDLPKILVVDDHAASRMTAVALLAMEGYEVIEADSGAMAVDIVKEKQPDLILLDVMMPGMDGFEVCQILKQNEHTRLIPVIFITALNDRRSRIRGIEVGADDFLTKPFDRLELIARVKSLVRQKHLNEDLDHAEQVLFSVAMAIESRDPNTGDHCERLQKLGQAFGEYLNLTRNQIKDLMWGGYLHDIGKVGIPDAVLLKKGKLTAEEWEIMRQHVVIGEKICQPLRSMRGVIPIIRHHHERWDGSGYPDGLKGEEIPYLAQVFQIIDIYDALTSERPYKRSFTSEEALTVMLEETDLGWRNPHLMQQFAEFIKTQTKQ
- a CDS encoding tRNA (5-methylaminomethyl-2-thiouridine)(34)-methyltransferase MnmD, giving the protein MPDFEQFVPQLTADGSFTFTSQEFGEDFHSHYGAKQESFLKFAVPTQLAARAQKSALRILDICYGLGYNTAAALQTIWAVNPDCHVEVMALELNSSVPQAAIAHRLFDNWDYKSNEILMQLAYKYQVQQDNLQAELLIGDARNSIKLILQSGFQADAIFLDPFSPPQCPQLWTVEFIQQISSCLDAEGIVATYSCAAAVRAAFLSAGLQIGSTPPVGRRSPGTVAVHSESANAKDNCILPPLSQEEQEHLLTRAAIPYRDPQLHDAADVIILRRQQEQQTCTLEPTSHWRKRWLLKNVGAESVPRA
- a CDS encoding sulfurtransferase translates to MTNDQLVVSPVWLLEHLDDPQVVIVDCRFSLADPQLGRQQYQVSHIQGSHYLDLNQDLSSPVGEHGGRHPLPNPADLANKLAEIGVNYQKSLVVAYDDSRFAFASRLWWLLRYLGHERVAVLDGGFAAWQKAGYPVTNIIPQPQPATFIPQVKIDKVVDIESVKQKKDLSDVILVDSREGDRYRGEREPIDQIAGHIPGAVNYPWSEVTDSSGYLLPPSEQRRRWEKLETAKEILVYCGSGVTACVNLLSLEIAGISQGKLYAGSWSDWISYM
- a CDS encoding metallophosphoesterase family protein, translated to MSQNKQRRIVIGDVHGHYEGLMTLLTAIAPSSNDQLYFLGDLIDRGPQSSQVVNFVKQNNYPCLLGNHEQMLLNVLNNGGATSTQAMQAWLYSGGQATIASYQEATIPQEHIDWFKALPTYLDLGDVWLTHAGLDPAIPLAKQTAEQFCWIREEFHGIEKPYFPDKLIIIGHTITFTLPGVNPGQLAQGRGWLDIDTGAYHPRSGWLTALDLTNNLVYQVNVFRKRVRSLPLAEATVTIDPAEIKGARHNKQRA
- a CDS encoding M48 family metallopeptidase, giving the protein MFAWKAFLTNYRLWRRRWFYPLISVVVALSVCLTTPLPGRAFDLLPLLFQGVQIFQLSNISDRQEVDLGKQINQELQGEVKLYRNAAITRYVEQIGQRLVANSDRPNLPYTFQVVEDKAINAFATAGGYVYVHTGLLQAADNEAELASVLAHEMGHIGGKHLVKQMRQQALASGVATAAGLDRNTAVGLGVQLALNLPRSRQDEFDADKRGLRTLTRSGYAQSGMVSFMQKLLGKGSTPTFLSTHPATSDRINALKKSINAQPSDGRYGLDNAAYKANIRALS